In one Carassius carassius chromosome 14, fCarCar2.1, whole genome shotgun sequence genomic region, the following are encoded:
- the tmem234 gene encoding transmembrane protein 234, producing MMFSVGEVFCLLLVAILWGGTNPFLKRGTEGIEGVQKDNKLLQFLAEVKFLFLNIKYLIPFLLNQSGSLVFYFTLASTDLSLAVPMVNSLTFLFTLLMGKLLGEEFGGKGAVLGMLLIMSGVTVCVLSSVSETDGAGARNTSDL from the exons ATGATGTTCTCTGTAGGTGAAGTGTTTTGTCTGTTGTTGGTCGCGATATTATGGGGAGGCACAAACCCATTCCTGAAAAGAGGCACAGAGGGCATTGAAGGGGTTCAGAAAGACAACAAACTCCTCCAGTTTCTGGCTGAGGTCAAATTCTTGTTTCTCAATATCAAG tatTTGATCCCATTTCTGTTGAACCAAAGTGGATCATTAGTGTTCTACTTCACTCTTGCTTCTACAG ATCTGTCTCTAGCTGTACCCATGGTGAACTCCCTCACATTTCTGTTCACGTTATTAATGGGTAAATTACTTGGAGAAGAGTTTGGAGGAAAAG GAGCTGTGTTGGGTATGTTACTCATCATGTCtggagtgactgtgtgtgtactGAGTTCTGTCTCTGAGACAGATGGCGCAGGAGCCCGCAACACAAGCGATCTTTGA